From Homalodisca vitripennis isolate AUS2020 chromosome 1, UT_GWSS_2.1, whole genome shotgun sequence, the proteins below share one genomic window:
- the LOC124369764 gene encoding transcription factor MafK isoform X1, whose amino-acid sequence MAPESKRGERKHSLAPLSPGPVVDISDDELVTISVRDLNRQLKLRGLTRDEIVRMKQRRRTLKNRGYAASCREKRIEQKDELEIEKSQEYQDLEVMAHENDVMRDELDALRAQFSAFKAFALSRNIPLPHELMVTM is encoded by the exons ATGGCCCCAGAATCCAAACGTGGGGAGAGAAAACATTCACTG gCCCCTCTATCTCCTGGGCCAGTGGTGGACATCAGCGATGATGAGCTGGTGACAATCTCTGTGCGTGACCTCAACCGACAGCTGAAACTGCGTGGCCTTACTCGCGATGAGATCGTTCGTATGAAGCAGCGACGTCGTACACTCAAGAACAGGGGTTATGCTGCGAG TTGCCGTGAAAAAAGGATTGAACAGAAAGATGAGCTAGAAATAGAGAAATCACAGGAGTACCAAGATTTAGAGGTGATGGCTCATGAGAACGATGTGATGCGAGATGAGCTTGACGCACTTCGAGCGCAGTTCTCTGCATTCAAAGCATTTGCATTGTCAAGGAACATTCCATTGCCACACGAACTGATGGTTACTATGTAA